A window of the Phragmites australis chromosome 20, lpPhrAust1.1, whole genome shotgun sequence genome harbors these coding sequences:
- the LOC133901503 gene encoding uncharacterized protein LOC133901503, whose amino-acid sequence MALCVMDLAHIPFNLMPQYTCATPLIFAIYGSGCTAVAKLLLDGGADPNKACSNGITPLHIATIRGTYEIAELLLSKEADVNLVWEYKTPLYIASQRGNARMMELLLRHEAKPNIYIIDTPLKAAIFARSLAGVELLIKAGAHVNTGLPETPLIAAASAGLTDIIKCLLKAGADANIPNDSGRIPVEIAAIQGWQECVEVLFPVTTPLARVADWSIDGVIQHAKFASSEPLDHLLHEDDESDFEAEGDAAFSERDYAHALTLYTMALEIDPHDSTLYAKRSLCFLHIGDKGKAMEDAETYKDMQPDLSKSFYAQGAALILVKEFGRACEALMSGLNLD is encoded by the exons ATGGCATTATGTGTCATGGATCTTGCCCATATTCCATTTAATCTTATGCCACAATACACCT GTGCGACACCTCTAATTTTTGCAATATATGGTAGTGGATGTACAGCTGTTGCAAAGCTTCTTCTCGATGGTGGTGCTGATCCAAACAAAGCATGCAGTAACGGGATTACTCCTCTCCATATTGCAACAATTCGAG GTACCTATGAAATAGCAGAGTTGTTATTGTCCAAAGAAGCTGATGTTAACCTTGTGTGGGAATATAAAACTCCACTATATATTGCTTCCCAACGTGGAAATGCAAGAATGATGGAATTATTGTTGCGGCATGAGGCAAAG CCTAACATTTATATCATAGATACACCACTGAAAGCGGCAATCTTCGCTCGTTCATTGGCAGGCGTGGAACTACTTATTAAG GCTGGTGCTCATGTTAATACTGGTCTGCCTGAAACTCCACTGATAGCAGCTGCATCTGCTGGCTTAACTGACATCATCAAGTGTTTGTTGAAAGCTGGTGCCGATGCAAATATACCTAATGAT AGTGGTAGAATACCAGTAGAAATTGCTGCAATCCAAGGATGGCAGGAATGTGTTGAGGTTCTTTTCCCTGTCACGACCCCTTTGGCTAGAGTTGCAGACTGGAGCATTGATGGAGTAATTCAACATGCAAAATTTGCAAGTTCAGAGCCACTA GATCATCTGCTCCATgaggatgatgaatctgattTCGAGGCAGAAGGCGATGCTGCATTCTCAGAAAGGGATTATGCTCATGCATTGACTCTCTACACTATG GCATTGGAGATTGACCCTCATGATTCAACCTTGTATGCAAAGAGAAGCCTTTGCTTTCTGCATATAGGTGATAAAGGCAAGGCTATGGAGGATGCTGAAACCTACAAAGATATGCAGCCAGATTTATCAAAATCTTTCTACGCACAAGGAGCAGCTCTAATTCTGGTGAAG GAGTTTGGCAGAGCGTGCGAAGCACTCATGTCTGGTCTGAACTTGGATTGA
- the LOC133901317 gene encoding uncharacterized protein LOC133901317: protein MDSSSSHSPSPSSSRRPPSHQRLVRAPVLHLALGFGNPSAGANLSVDDRVALLLRAAYEGYAPKVKRLAKRLEEKAGMSVDEAVAGVEAPWSKGHGPLHMAASAGKVKVCKFLIEDLKLNVNATGTDG from the exons ATGGACTCGTCATCCTCccactccccctccccctcctcctcccgacggccTCCCTCGCATCAGCGGCTGGTCCGGGCGCCAGTGCTTCATCTTGCGCTCGGATTCGGAAACCCTAGCGCCGGTGCCAACCTCTCCGTCGACGATAGGGTGGCCCTGCTCCTCCGCGCCGCGTACGAAGGCTATGCCCCCAAAGTCAAGA GGCTGGCGAAGCGGCTGGAGGAGAAGGCGGGGATGAGCGTGGATGAGGCGGTGGCGGGGGTCGAGGCCCCGTGGAGCAAGGGTCACGGGCCGCTGCACATGGCGGCGTCGGCCGGGAAGGTGAAGGTGTGCAAGTTCCTGATCGAGGATCTCAAGCTTAACGTCAACGCGACTGGCACCGATGGTTAG